In Scatophagus argus isolate fScaArg1 chromosome 3, fScaArg1.pri, whole genome shotgun sequence, one genomic interval encodes:
- the LOC124056156 gene encoding vimentin-like, whose amino-acid sequence MRAASYTQKSLQVSGSSGRVRVQSPSPSRCRGSSYDSRGRSGYRSTAVELGTEIHQRHANEKEEMQELNVKFAGYIEKVQALEQRNAALQAELAVLQNRYKGGPTGIGEEYELKFKEVRELIESLTNEKGAADIERGYMEEEVEVWRLKLEEELALKEEAELILKEFRQDVDNATLQKAELEKRIEQLVAEIEFLKKLHDEEVTDLMKQIEDSKITAELDGDRPDLAAYLRNMRTEIEAVAARNVQEAEKWYKSKFDTLKEHAGKHEEKMKTMKDEITSFHSQVTDLQSQIEGLRARNAALEQQLEDMEMSHMDKVGSLEDVIAQLETQLCETKLEMTKYLQDYQELLHIKLKLDAEIATYRKLLEGEEHRLGIAKDV is encoded by the coding sequence ATGAGAGCTGCATCTTACACCCAGAAGAGCCTGCAGGTTAGTGGCTCCAGTGGCAGAGTAAGGGTTCAGAGCCCGTCACCTTCCCGGTGCCGTGGATCCTCATATGACAGCCGCGGACGCTCAGGTTATCGCAGCACTGCCGTTGAGCTGGGAACAGAGATACATCAGCGCCATGCCaatgagaaagaggagatgCAGGAACTCAATGTCAAATTTGCTGGATACATTGAGAAGGTCCAGGCACTAGAGCAGAGAAATGCTGCTCTTCAGGCTGAGCTGGCTGTACTGCAGAACCGCTACAAGGGAGGCCCCACAGGCATCGGAGAAGAATATGAGCTCAAGTTTAAGGAGGTGCGGGAGCTGATTGAGAGCCTGACTAATGAGAAAGGAGCAGCTGATATCGAACGAGGCTACATGGAAGAAGAGGTCGAAGTGTGGAGACtaaagctggaggaggagctggccctcaaagaagaagcagaattGATCCTTAAGGAGTTTCGCCAGGATGTTGATAATGCCACATTACAGAAAGCTGAGCTGGAGAAACGTATAGAGCAACTGGTGGCTGAGATTGAGTTCCTCAAGAAGCTGCATGATGAAGAGGTGACTGATCTCATGAAGCAGATTGAGGACTCAAAGATTACTGCAGAGCTGGATGGCGATCGGCCCGACCTGGCTGCTTATCTCCGCAACATGCGTACAGAGATAGAAGCTGTTGCTGCCCGCAACGTTCAGGAAGCTGAGAAGTGGTACAAGAGCAAATTTGACACCCTCAAGGAGCATGCTGGCAAAcatgaggagaaaatgaagaccATGAAAGATGAGATCACATCCTTCCACAGCCAAGTTACAGACCTGCAGAGCCAAATTGAGGGGCTGAGGGCTCGCAACGCAGccctggagcagcagctggaggacatgGAGATGTCCCACATGGATAAGGTGGGGAGCCTCGAGGATGTCATTGCTCAGCTGGAGACCCAGCTCTGCGAAACCAAACTGGAGATGACCAAGTATCTCCAAGATTACCAGGAACTGCTGCACATTAAGCTCAAGCTGGATGCAGAGATTGCCACCTACAGGAAACTCCTAGAAGGGGAGGAGCACAGGCTTGGAATTGCCAAAGATGTCTAA